The following coding sequences are from one Stigmatopora nigra isolate UIUO_SnigA chromosome 10, RoL_Snig_1.1, whole genome shotgun sequence window:
- the eno1b gene encoding enolase 1b, (alpha) produces the protein MSILKIHAREIFDSRGNPTVEVDLYTGNGLFRAAVPSGASTGIYEALELRDNDKSRYLGKGVLQAVEHINSSIGPALIQQNVSVVEQERIDRLMIDMDGTENKSKFGANAILGVSLAVCKAGAAEKGVPLYRHIADLAGNPKVILPVPAFNVINGGSHAGNKLAMQEFMILPIGASTFRDAMRIGAEVYHNLKNVIKKKYGQDATNVGDEGGFAPNILENQEALELIKEAIAKAGYTDKVVIGMDVAASEFYREGKYDLDFKSPDNPSRYITPEELADLYKSFVKDYPVVSIEDPFDQDDWMAWSNFTATTDIQVVGDDLTVTNPTRICKAVEDKACNCLLLKVNQIGTVTESMQACKMAQENGWGVMVSHRSGETEDTFIADLVVGLCTGQIKTGAPCRSERLAKYNQILRIEEDLGDEATFAGKNFRRPLAE, from the exons ATGTCCATTCTTAAAATTCACGCCCGAGAGATCTTTGACTCCCGTGGGAACCCCACTGTGGAGGTCGACCTCTACACTGGCAATG GCCTGTTCAGGGCAGCTGTACCCAGTGGTGCATCGACTGGAATATACGAAGCCTTGGAGCTGCGTGATAATGACAAATCACGCTACCTTGGGAAag GTGTCTTACAGGCAGTGGAGCACATCAACTCATCCATTGGGCCTGCACTTATTCAGCAA AATGTATCTGTGGTCGAGCAGGAGAGAATTGATCGACTCATGATTGACATGGACGGCACAGAGAACAAAT CCAAATTTGGCGCCAACGCCATTCTTGGTGTGTCGCTGGCTGTTTGCAAGGCAGGTGCTGCAGAGAAAGGTGTTCCTCTATATCGTCACATTGCTGACCTTGCAGGAAACCCCAAAGTCATCTTGCCTGTGCCG GCCTTCAATGTGATCAATGGTGGCTCCCATGCAGGTAACAAGCTTGCCATGCAGGAGTTCATGATCCTTCCAATTGGCGCAAGCACCTTCAGAGATGCTATGCGCATTGGAGCTGAGGTTTACCACAAtctcaaaaatgtcattaagaAGAAATATGGTCAGGATGCCACCAATGTAGGTGATGAAGGTGGCTTTGCTCCAAACATCTTGGAGAACCAGGAAG CACTGGAGCTGATAAAGGAAGCCATAGCCAAAGCAGGATACACTGACAAGGTGGTGATAGGCATGGACGTGGCAGCCTCTGAATTTTACCGTGAAGGAAAATATGACCTGGACTTCAAGTCTCCCGACAATCCGTCTCGCTATATCACTCCTGAAGAGTTGGCCGACCTCTACAAGAGCTTTGTGAAGGATTATCCAG TGGTATCCATTGAAGACCCATTTGACCAGGACGACTGGATGGCTTGGAGCAACTTCACCGCCACCACCGACATCCAGGTTGTTGGAGACGATCTCACAGTGACCAATCCAACTCGCATTTGCAAGGCTGTGGAAGACAAGGCCTGCAACTGTTTGCTGCTTAAAGTCAACCAGATTGGCACCGTAACCGAATCTATGCAAGC GTGCAAGATGGCCCAAGAAAACGGCTGGGGAGTCATGGTAAGCCATCGTTCAGGAGAAACTGAGGACACCTTTATCGCAGACTTGGTTGTCGGGCTTTGCACTGGACAG ATCAAGACTGGAGCACCTTGTCGTTCTGAGCGATTGGCGAAATACAATCAGATTCTCAG AATTGAAGAAGACCTGGGAGATGAAGCTACTTTTGCTGGGAAAAACTTCAGACGGCCATTGGCGGAGTAA
- the ppil1 gene encoding peptidyl-prolyl cis-trans isomerase-like 1 produces MSGIPPDTWQPPTVTIETTMGTIVLELYWAHAPKTCKNFAELARRGYYNNTKFHRIIQNFMVQGGDPTGTGRGGACIYGKQFEDELHPELKFTGAGIIAMANAGPDSNGSQFFLTLRPTQWLDGKHSIFGRVHQGIGVLNRIGLVETKGQDRPVDDVKIISASVPS; encoded by the exons ATGTCAGGCATACCTCCGGACACATGGCAACCTCCTACTGTAACAATTGAGACCac GATGGGGACAATTGTGTTGGAACTCTACTGGGCACATGCACCTAAAACCTGCAAGAACTTCGCTGAGCTGGCGAGAAGAGGCTACTACAACAATACTAAGTTCCATCGGATAATACAGAACTTTATGGTCCAGGGTGGTGACCCAACTGGGACAG GTCGTGGAGGTGCCTGTATTTATGGGAAACAGTTTGAAGATGAACTCCATCCAGAACTTAAATTTACTG GTGCTGGCATAATTGCAATGGCCAATGCTGGACCTGACTCCAATGGAAGCCAGTTTTTCCTCACACTCAGACCCACCCAGTGGCTCGATGGAAAGCACAGCATTTTTGGAAGGGTGCACCAGGGAATAGGAGTGCTCAACCGGATTGGACTGGTGGAAACCAAAGGCCAAGACCGACCCGTTGATGATGTGAAGATTATCTCAGCTTCTGTACCCAGTTAA